Proteins from one Pontibacter korlensis genomic window:
- a CDS encoding aldehyde dehydrogenase family protein — protein MAKIVSPQVEFTKLFQQVKQVTPEIFDQNNNFLNLLEGEWQEPGTPRDFISPIDGSVIGSLPMLDRATALRAIQAAHREAADWCRTDLDERKQRVQDCLDQLRTHVDLIGKLLMWEIGKTYKLGFTDIDRCIDGVQWYVDNIEEMLGHREPLGVVSNIASWNYPMSVLMHAVLVQVLCGNVAVAKTPTDGGFISLSVAFAIARRCGLPVTLVSGSGGELSDVLVKDQAISCLSFVGGRYNGRNIADALASVHKRYMLEMEGVNTYGIWNYSDWDSLGEQLKKGYDYGKQRCTAYVRYVVERRSFPQFLETYWNSVRSLKIGNPTLVDHPEDKLPDLAFGPVINSRQAEDLDRLYADALKTGATPVYDGKLDDSLFLPGQDRSAYRAPRALVNLPRQSELYFKEPFGPIDSIVLVDRIEELVGEMNISNGALVAAIASDDEKWAQRTAKEVRSFKVGINKLRSRGDREEVFGGLGESWKGAFVGGKLLVEAVTQGKPSELVLGNYEEATLLPEKI, from the coding sequence ATGGCAAAAATCGTTTCTCCCCAAGTTGAGTTTACCAAGCTGTTTCAACAAGTAAAGCAGGTAACTCCCGAAATCTTTGATCAGAACAACAACTTCCTTAACCTTTTAGAGGGTGAGTGGCAGGAACCGGGCACTCCCCGCGACTTCATCTCTCCTATTGATGGTTCGGTAATAGGCAGCTTGCCCATGTTAGACAGGGCAACTGCCCTGCGTGCCATACAGGCAGCTCACCGCGAAGCTGCAGACTGGTGCCGCACCGACCTGGATGAGCGCAAGCAGCGGGTGCAGGATTGCCTCGATCAGCTACGCACGCATGTAGATCTAATTGGAAAGCTCTTGATGTGGGAGATCGGCAAAACCTATAAGCTTGGCTTTACTGATATTGACCGCTGTATAGATGGTGTGCAGTGGTATGTAGATAATATTGAGGAAATGCTCGGCCATCGGGAGCCTCTGGGTGTGGTGTCGAACATTGCTTCCTGGAACTACCCTATGTCAGTGCTGATGCACGCAGTACTTGTGCAGGTGCTTTGCGGCAACGTAGCTGTGGCTAAAACACCTACCGATGGTGGCTTTATATCCCTGAGCGTTGCCTTCGCCATTGCCCGGCGTTGTGGCTTGCCTGTAACACTGGTGAGTGGGTCAGGTGGAGAATTAAGCGATGTGTTAGTAAAAGACCAGGCGATCTCCTGCCTTTCTTTTGTGGGCGGGCGCTATAACGGGCGCAACATTGCCGATGCGCTAGCCTCTGTGCACAAGCGGTACATGCTGGAAATGGAAGGCGTCAATACTTATGGCATCTGGAATTACTCCGACTGGGACAGCCTTGGTGAACAGCTCAAGAAAGGCTACGACTACGGCAAGCAGCGGTGTACGGCATACGTGCGGTATGTGGTGGAACGTCGTTCTTTTCCGCAGTTCCTGGAAACTTACTGGAACTCGGTGCGTAGCCTTAAGATAGGCAACCCCACTCTAGTAGACCACCCTGAGGATAAACTGCCGGACTTAGCATTCGGACCTGTAATAAACAGTCGCCAGGCTGAGGATTTAGACCGACTTTATGCAGATGCCCTTAAGACTGGTGCCACCCCTGTTTATGACGGAAAGCTGGATGATTCTTTGTTCTTACCAGGTCAGGACCGTTCAGCCTATCGGGCACCGCGGGCACTGGTTAACCTGCCACGACAGAGCGAACTGTATTTTAAAGAGCCTTTCGGACCTATAGATTCTATCGTGCTGGTAGATCGTATAGAAGAGCTAGTGGGCGAGATGAATATATCTAATGGAGCTTTGGTCGCGGCCATTGCTTCTGACGACGAGAAGTGGGCCCAGCGTACGGCCAAGGAAGTGCGGTCTTTTAAAGTGGGCATCAACAAACTCCGCTCTCGTGGCGACCGTGAAGAGGTTTTCGGTGGCCTGGGTGAATCCTGGAAAGGAGCATTTGTAGGAGGTAAACTATTGGTAGAAGCTGTAACGCAAGGTAAACCCTCTGAACTGGTACTCGGCAACTACGAGGAAGCGACCCTGCTTCCTGAGAAAATCTAA